The following is a genomic window from Miltoncostaea oceani.
GCTGCTGTGGCTCGGGCCCTCCCTGGCGCGGGGGCGCCGGGCGGCCGGCGAGCCGGTGCCCGACCTCGAGCAGGTCCCCGCCGTCGCGGTCGCCACCCGGGCCTGAGGCCCGGGTGGCGCGCGGGGGTCCCTAGCGGGTGGAGAGCTCCGCCCGCAGGGCCGGGTGGATCGGGCGTCCGGCGATGGCCCGGAACGCCGCGTAGCTGGGCTTCGGCGCACCGCCCGCACGCAGCAGGCCGGCCGGCCAGTCCCGGTTGTCCTCGAGGTTGAACCAGACGACCGCGGCCATGCGGGGGCTCTTCACGAGCGGCAGCGAGAAGATCTGCCGCAGGAAGAGGCGCTGCTGGGCGAGGCCGGAGGGCTTCAGGTCGGGGCGGAAGCTGGTCCGCGCCGTCGTGTAGCCCGCCTCGGTGACGTAGAGCTTCATGCCCTTGCGCTTCGTGTCGAGCGTGTCGTAGATCTCCTGCAGGCTCGACCACGTCGGGAAGGCCTTGAGGTACGACTTCGTCGAGAACTTCGGCCCGCGCGACGGGTAGATGTGCTGCGAGTAGGCGTCGAACTTCAGCGACTTGTCCTTGACGAGGGCCTGCATCCAGGGCTTGGCGCCGAGGTTGCCGCCGCCGCTCGAGCTGCGCGGCCCGCCGACGCCGGCGATGACGATCGCCCGCGCGTTGGCCTTCTTGATCTGCGGGTAGGCGGCGCGCACGAGGCCCTTGTACTTCGCGACGTTGGTGCCGCTGTTGAACCGAAAGAACGCCTTCAGGTTCGGCTCGTTCCACACCTCGAAGTGGCGCACCCGCGGCAGCAGGGCGACGCCGCCGGTCGGCACGAAACGGCCGCTGTAGCGCGTCGCGAGGG
Proteins encoded in this region:
- a CDS encoding GH39 family glycosyl hydrolase, with the protein product MRPQAFAPRRALIGLAATAAVGAALAIPATGVAGVAAVQDDVLTTAPLAEIPARVEAVKQTRAKVTRIDVLWSAVAPTRPANPTDPNDPAYDWTRLDEIFTGLTVARITPIVSVYSTPDWAVQGRNTGYKTAYNPNAPVPALYGQFMRALATRYSGRFVPTGGVALLPRVRHFEVWNEPNLKAFFRFNSGTNVAKYKGLVRAAYPQIKKANARAIVIAGVGGPRSSSGGGNLGAKPWMQALVKDKSLKFDAYSQHIYPSRGPKFSTKSYLKAFPTWSSLQEIYDTLDTKRKGMKLYVTEAGYTTARTSFRPDLKPSGLAQQRLFLRQIFSLPLVKSPRMAAVVWFNLEDNRDWPAGLLRAGGAPKPSYAAFRAIAGRPIHPALRAELSTR